The sequence TTTAACTTCACCAGGCCGGGGACAATTATTCTATTCAAAGACTGGTGGATGAGGTTTTTACTGCCACCTATCTTTAAAAAAAGATGCAGGGATAACGGTGTTGATGGTGATTACAGGACCCTCTCTCAGAAAGAAGTTAAAAAGCATGAACCCAATGTCACAAAAAGGCAGAAAGGGGGCTTTCTCCTCCCTTCAACAGGTATAGTTTCTCCCTTTCAGGTGACTATTGCTCTGGCTGAAAATGCTGTTGCAAACGGTGCCGAGGTTTTTCTTAATACCCTGGTATGTTCTGTATTTCTTGATGAAGGACGAGTAAGTTCGATCGAAACAAACCGGGGCCGTCTAAGGGCGGGAGTGCTCATTAATGCAGCCGGAGTCTGGTCTGATAAACTGGCGGAGATGGCGGATGACCGATTTTTCTCCATTCACGGTAGAAAGGGAACTGATGCTATCCTGGACCGGAACAGTGAAGGTGAACAGAATCATATTCTCGGAATGCCTTCATTCAGCTCAAATAAGAAGAATCACTCTAAAGGGGGAGGATTGGTACTCTGTGTGGAGGGAAATATCCTTCTTGGGCCCACTGCCGAAGAGGTTTCGGACCGCGAGGATTATTCCACTGATTCTGAGATGTTTACCACGCTGCTGGAACAGCTGGAAATGAATACAAAACTAAGCCCCTCCATGATAATAAACTATTATTCTGGAGTCAGAGCCGCCAGTTGGGAGGAAGATTTTATTGTTGAACCTTCTGACAAGGTGGCAAATCTTGTTCATGCCGCTGCAATACAATCTCCGGGATTTGCTTCTGCCCCCGCAATAGCAGTGGATGTTGCTTCAATGGCCGTCGATATCCTTAGAACATCTGGTGTGGATATTGTTCCCCGGGATGATTTCAATCCTGTGCACCATGGCATACCTCAGGTGAAAAATATGAATGCTGCTGACAGGGATACCCTTATAAAGAGAGATCCGGCATACGGTGAGATTCTCTGCCGCTGTGAAGAAGTCTCCCGTGGAGAGATCAGAGATGCTCTGCACTCGGCTGTGCCGGCTGCAACAGTGGATGGTATTAAACGAAGAGTGAGAGCCGGAGCCGGTCGCTGTCACGGTGGATTCTGTCTACCGAAAGTCATATTGACAATGGCCCGGGAGATGAATGTCCCCATAATTGATATTACCAGGAAGGGTTCGGGATCGAATATTCTTGTGGCTGAGACAAAGATCTCCGCCCTGGAGGTTTCAGATGCTTCTTAGATATGATGTTGTTATTATAGGTTCAGGTCCTGCAGGTATGGCTGCCGCAGTGTCTGCATCTGACAAGGGAGTGTCTGTCTGTCTGGTAGAGAGAGAAGAGCGGATGGGGGGGATTCTCAAGCAGTGTATCCATGACGGATTCGGGTTGATTCGCTTTAAAGAGAAGCTGACAGGACCGGAATATGCCTGGCGTTATGAACAGATGGTCCGGGAAAATCCTATTGATTTTTTAAGCAGCACTTTTCTTACACAAATCAAAAAAGAAGAAGATGTATTTGCTCTATCATTTATCAACCCGGAAAAGGGTGTGTTCCGGATGGAAGCTGATACTCTTATCATGGCAATGGGTTGCAGGGAAAGGACAGACCGTCAGATTTTCCTTCATGGAGAGAGACCTGCAGGTATTTTTACCGCAGGACAGGCTCAGGATCTTATCAATCTTAAAGGATTTTTGCCCGGGAAAAAATGTTTGATTCTTGGCAGTGGTGACATTGGTCTTATTATGGCAAGACGCCTGACCCTTGAAGGTGCTGAAGTGCAGGGTGTCTATGAAATCGGATCAGAACCTTCAGGGCTCACCCGGAATATTGTGCAGTGTCTGGAAGACTATGATATTCCCCTCCATCTGAATATGTCAGTCAGAGAAATTCACGGTAGAAAAAGAGTGGAATCTGTGTCTCTCTGTGAGGTGGATAGTAATAAGAAATTTATCGAAAACACCACTGCGAAGATCAGCTGCGACTGTTTAATCCTCAGTGTCGGACTGATACCTGAAAACGATATTCTGGCTCCTCTGGGTATAAAAATGGACCTGGTAACAGGCGGACCTGTTGTGGATCAGAATCTTGAAACTTCTTTTCCCGGAATCTTCTCCTGTGGTAATGCTCTTCTTGTGAGTGATCTTGTGGATTATGTTTCTGAGAGCGGTCATATTGCAGGTGAGAGTGCAGCAGGACGATGCAAAAATCATAGCATAGCGAAAAAAATCAGTTTGGAGTCTGCCGGCAATATTCACAGTGTTGTTCCTCAGACTTTTACTGCTGATGCCGGGTTAGTTACACTCTATCTCAGGCCTTCTAAAGCAATGGATAAGGCTGAGCTCCATTTGATACAGGGTGAACATATTATCCTCAATAAAAAAATGAACTGGTTGAAGCCCTCTGAGATGCACCGGGAGGAAGTTGATTTATCAGGAATAGATCCCGCAGGACCAGCTCTGGAATTGAGTTTAATACAGGGAGCAGCTAAATGAAAAGAACAATGACCTGCATCGCCTGTCCACGGGGATGTCTATTGAATATCAGTGAAACAGACGGAAATATCACTGTCACAGAGAATCAATGCAGCCGGGGAGTAGACTATGCTCTACAGGAGCTCAAAGAGTCACTGCGGATGCTCACCACAACTGTCAGAACTTCAGGTACTGATTATCCCAGGTTAGCGGTTAGACTGTCCCGGGATGTTCCCCTCAGACTTTTTCCTGATTATATGAAAGTTATATCGAGGATTATTCATAAGGGCAGTTGTATTCCTGGAGATATTCTGGCAGAGAATCTTCTTGATTCGGGAATCGATCTAATATCAACAGGCGCTGTCAATAGTGAAGTAGCTAAATCAAATGATGTTGATTCTGAAAAAAAGGTATAGGAGTAATGAAACATGAAGAATAAAATTCTTGCTGTAGATTGTGGTACACAGAGCCTCAGAACCCTGATATTTGATACCGCAGGAGTTATCCTGGATAAAGAGAAGATTGAGTATGCTCCCTACCAGTCAGATAAACCCGGGTGGGCTGAACAGAACCCCGAGATGTTCTGGGAATCCCTTGTGCTGGGCTGTCAGACAATGAAACAGAGAAACCCGGATCTCTTTGATGAGATCGGCGGTGTGGGTGTGACCACCCAGCGGGATACAATGGTTTGTCTTGGGAAAGATGGCAACTCACTGCGTCCCGCCATTACATGGCTTGATACACGCAAAGCTGACAGCGTCTATACCCCCGGACCCATTATGAAGATTCTCTATAAAATTGTTAAGAAAGACAAGGTCATTAAAAAAACCATGCGTGATGGTAAGAGCAACTGGATAAAACAGAATGAGCCTGATATCTGGAAACGCACATGGAAATATGTACAGGTTTCGGGCTATCTGAATTATAAACTCTGCGGTGAAGCCGTAGATTCTGTTGCTTCCATGGTAGGCCATGTCCCCATGGAATTTAAAAAAAGACGCTGGTCAGGGAAATCTTCTTTGAAGAGTAAAATATTCCCGATTGATGATGACAAGAAATACAGGCTGGTTGAACCCGGTACCATTGTGGGACATATAAACAGAACATCCTCCCTGGAAACAGGTCTGCCCGAGGGGATCCCCCTTGTGGCCTGCGGCAGTGACAAGAGCTGTGAAACCCTGGGGATGGGATGTCTTGATCCTTCCCTTGCATCTCTCAGTTTCGGTACCACAGCAACAGTGGAGGTCAACACAAAGAAGTATTTTGAACCACTCCCTTTTCTGCCGGCCTATTGTTCGGCATACCCCGGAGCCTGGGTTCCAGAAGTGGAGATATTCAGAGGCTACTGGATGATCAGCTGGTTCAGAGATGAACTTGGCCAGAAAGAGACAGAAGAAGCAGTCAGGCAGGGTGTTCTTCCCGAGGAGCTGCTTGATAAACTCCTGGATGCAGATCCTCCCGGATGCCGGGGACTGATGGTTCAGCCTTACTGGGGGCCCAGCCTGAAAGATCCCCTTGCCAAGGGGTCTATGATCGGCTTTGGAGATGTGCATACACGAAGTTCCATCTATAGAGCTACCGTTGAGGGACTGGGATATGCACTTCGTGACGGACTTGAGACCCTGGAGAAAAGAGGGCATTTCCGATGTAAGAAAGTAGCTGTTTCCGGTGGGGCGAGTAAGAGTGATCTTATCTGTCAGATCTCGGCAGATATTTTCAACAGGCCTCTGCTGCGGGGAAGAACTTATGAGACATCAGGTCTTGGTGCAGCCATTCTCGTTGCAAGCGCTCTGGAGCTCCATAGCTCCGTAGATGAAGCGGTCAAAAATATGGTGGTTTATGAGAAGTGTTTTGTCCCCAGAGCAGAGAATGCAGAGCTCTATACCCGGCTCTATAAAGTATACAGAAAGATATATCCCAGGCTGCAGAATCTGTATCTTGATATTCAGAAAATAACTGCTTATCCGGATCTGTGATTCAACGATTCAATCACAGCCATCAGCCAGACATAAGAACAAGACAGCAATGCAGATTAAGAGGAGAGAATAATGGCCGAACGAAAAAAATATAAAGATTACAAACCTCAGTGGGAGATTGTCCCGCCGACGCCGGGCACTTTTCGCTCGATTCTTAAGTGGGGCGATAAAGAGAAATTTAAGGAGCCCAATGAGAGACTCTTTAAGCTGATGAAAAAGACCTTCCATCTGGATGATGATCATTTTTCAAGGAAGATAGATGAGGGAATGGAACTGGTTCCCGATGATATTCCTTCGAATATGGATCAGAGACATATCGATTTTTTCGCTACTGTATTCCCTGCTGACAGGATGAGTATAAAAACATATGACCGTCTCTCTGTAGCTTATGGAAAGACAATGTATGACCTTTACCGCCTCAGAGAGAAGGTTCTTGAGAATCTACCGGATATTGTACTTTATCCTTCTGAAAAAGAGGAAATTGAAAAAATCATTCCCTACTGTAATGAACATAAAATACCCGTGTATATCTATGGCGGTGGTTCGTCAGTCACCAGGGGCGTAGAAGCATTCAAGGGCGGTTTAACCCTTGATATGAGACCACATTTTAACAAGGTTGTTGAGTTCAATGAAACGGATCAGACAATCACCGTGCAGGCCGGAATGTCCGGACCCAAACTTGAAGAGGTTCTTAACAATGCAGTCTCTGAGTTCGGCGCGGCAAGAGCTTATACCTGCGGCCATTTTCCCCAGTCTTTTGAATACTCCTCTGTAGGAGGGTGGGTCGTAACCAGAGGGGCAGGGCAAAACTCCACCTATTATGGAAATATCCGGGATATGGTTATGGGGCAGGAGTATGTAACACCCCGCGGAATCATCAGCAGCTACGGCCTCCCTGCCCATGCAGTTGGACCCGAGATTGATGAAATCATGATGGGCTCGGAAGGGGCATTCGGTGTACTCACTAATGTGAAGCTGAAATTTTTCCGCCTTACTAAAGAGAATAGGAAAAAGTTCAGTTTCATTTTTAAAAACTGGGAGCAGGCACGCCTGGCTGGAAAGGAGATTATGCAGGCCGAAGCAGGGCACCCCTCGGTATTCCGTCTCTCAGATCCTGAAGAAACTGATGTTATGCTCAAGCTCTATAAGGTGGAGGGCACCTTGCTTGAGAGTATGATGAATATTCTGGGGTACAAGCCAATGGAACGATGCCTTTTTCTTGGTTGGTCTGAAGGGGAGAAGGGCTTCAGTAAAAATCTGTCAAAGCAGGTTAAGAAAATCTGTCGAAGGCATGGAGGACTCTATCTCACAGGTTATCCCACTTCCAGCTGGGAGCATGGAAGATTCAGCGATCCCTATATGAGAGAATCTCTGCAGGACTATGGAATCATTATCGATACAATGGAATGCGGTGTTACATGGGATATGATGGGGCGGGTTCATGAATATGTGCGCAAATATACCAAGTCGCGACCTGATACAATCTGTATGACACATCTCTCCCATGCCTATCCACAGGGGGCCAACCTCTACTTTATCTTCATCGGGAAGTTTAAGGACAAAGAAGAATATCTGGATTATCAGTTTGGTATCTTTGATAATATTCAGAAGGCCGGGGCTTCTATGAGTCATCATCATGGAGTTGGCAAGATGACGGCAATGTGGGTGGAGGACTCAATAGGAAAAGCACAGCTGGATATCTTCCGTTCATTGAAAAATTATTTTGATCCCAACAATATTATGAATCCCGGCGGAACCCTCGGGCTGGATATGAGTGAAGATGAGAAGCGTATACCCAAGTATGCAGGCAGAACCTGGGATAATCCGGCTTATTGATCTCTAATCGTAGTTATGCTGCGGCCCGGCAGAGACTGTCGGGTCACGGTGCTGCAGGCGGTGTTCTCCAATCGATTGAAATTGTGATATCATTAATCAAGATGATTCGAAAAGCACTATTAAATGATATGGATTCAATTCTCAGCATTGTAAAAGATATTGTCATAGATATGAAAAAAAATGGAAATGATCAATGGACTGAAGCATACCCGGTCTTTGAGGATTTCTATGCTGATATTTCTTCAGAAGAATTTTTTGTCGATCAGGATGATTCAGGCAATATAATGTCTTTTGTCTGCCTCAATACAACTGAACCGCCTGAGTATGAAACTGTTTTCCGGCAATCGGACCAGAAGGCACTTGTTATTCACAGATTAGCAGTAAACCCGGGATTCCAGGGCAGAGGATTGGCTAAAAAAATTATAATGTTTGCAGAACAACGGGCAAAGGAGATGGATCTGAATTTTCTAAGATCTGATACCTGTGTTCAGAATCCTGCGATGAACTCTCTTTTTGAAAAACTGCAATATAGAAATGTGGGTAAAATTCATTTTTCTGATTGCAAATATGAGTTCAACTGCTATGAGAAATCATTCTAAAAAAGACCTTTCAATTTATTAATCCGGACTTTTACATCAGTTCTCAAATCATCTCTGTTTGATGTGTCTTGCACCCCTTTTCACTGGCGTTATATTTTCTCTATTGTTTAATTTTTTATGCAAAGTATTTACTTGCTACCTTCGGTAGCGACGAAGAGGCCTGCCTCACTTTCGCCCAGGTATGGGCGCGTTTCAGTCGGTTCGATTCCCTCTTTTCATGTTATAAACAAAAAAGCCGACCATAAAGGTCAGCTTTTTGTTTAGAGCGTCTGGAGGGAATCGAACCCTCATCATCAGATTGGAAGTCTGAGGTAATAGCCATTATACGACAGACGCAAATAATTCAACTTTTTGTAATATTCTTTATTCAATTACACATTTTTAAAAAGTAAGCGTCTGGAGGGAATCGAACCCTCATCATCAGATTGGAAGTCTGAGGTAATAGCCATTATACGACAGACGCAATTACTTTGCCTTAAAGGCATGCGAAATATATCAAGAAACACTTTATAGGGTCAATACCTTTTCAGTTAATTTTTTAAACCTCTGAAATCCGTAAAAAAAAGATGCGAAATCTAGCTAAAAGGTCTTGTCAGACCTATTTACATTAGGAACACATTCTGACAATATTCTGTATGGAAAATAGAAGTATATATAGAAACATCTCTCCCTTAGATCATCGTTATTATCAATCGAACAAAGAGCTTTTCGAAGCTCTGTCAGACAGACTCAGTGAAGAAGCCACTGTAGCCTACTGTGTAAAAGCCGAAATGGCCCTTCTTAAAACACATATCAAACTTCAGAATCTCGGAGATCAGTCTCTTATCGATTCACTTGATGCTGTAGAAAGCAGCATTACACCCGAAGAAGTCTATATAGAAGAAGAAAAAACTCAGCATAATATCAGAGCCCTCGTAAATGTAATTAACAAAAGGGTTCCTGAGAATCTTAAACCATGGGTTCATATGGGTGCTACATCAGTGGATATACTGGATACAGCCAATGCCATGCGGATGCGTGATGTTACCAGAGATGTCATTCTTCCTCTACTTATTGAACTGGAAGAACAACTTATCAAAATGGCCGAGGCCGAGGCGGAAACTCCCCAGGTGGGAAGAACCCATGGTCAGCATGCGGTTCCTGTGACCCTCGGTTTTGCAATAGCCGAATATGTATCAAGACTGGGACAGTCCATTTCTGAAATTGAGAGACTGTCGGCAAATCAGAGAGGAAAGCTCGCCGGGGCTGTTGGTGGATATAATGCAACCAGCATGATCACTTCAGAACCTCTCGCAATGGAAGAGATATATCTTGATTTTCTGGGACTCAAACCTTCTGAATATTCTACTCAGATGGTGGAGCCTGAATATCTTTTAAGGTTGCTTCTCGAATACAATACAGCATTTGGAATCATCGCCAACCTTGCGGATGACTTAAGACATCTGCAGAGATCTGAAATAGACGAAGTCCGAGAGTTTTTCTCGGCTACTCAGGTAGGATCTTCCACAATGCCCCAGAAAAGAAATCCCTGGAACTGTGAGCATGTGAAGAGTCTCTGGAAGGCATTTTCTCCCAGAGTCATGTCATTCTATATGGATCAGATCTCAGAACATCAGAGAGACCTCTCTAATTCTGCTTCAGCAAGATTTCAGGCGGATTTTATTGCAGGATTTGCAGCGGCAACTGCCCGAATGAAAAAAATCATTGCCGGTATGTCTGTGAACAAGGAACAGCTTAGAAAGAACCTGACGGTTCAGGGAGACTTTGTTCTTGCCGAACCCACTTATATTCTTCTGGCAATGTCCGGCATAAACGGTGCTCATGAAATTGTTAGAAAAATAACTCTTTCCTGTGAGAAAACTGGAAAGACTATCAAAGAAGTTCTTCAGACAGAACAGCAGGAAAGCTGGGAAAAAATTAAAGAGCAGCTTAAAAAGGTCACCGGACTCGATGCCGAGGAATTCTACTCAGATCCTTCATTGTATAGAGGAAAAACAGCTGAGAAGACCAGAACTCTCTGTAAAAAATATACAGAGCTTCTTTCAAAAATCAAAGGAGACCTTAAATGATTCAATTAGAAGAAAAATATAGTTATGATGATGTTCTGCTCCAGCCTGCCTATGCAGATTTTCTTCCTTCAGAAACATCTGTAAAAACAAGACTGGCTGGAAATATTTACCTGAATGCACCTATTATCTCAGCAGCCATGGATACTGTAACAGAGTATCAGATGGCCATTGCCCTGGCACTGGAAGGGGGAGCGGGTGTTATTCATCGGAATCTTCCTCCGGAAGAGCAGGCAAGGCAGGTTGAACGTGTGAAGCGCTATCTCAACTGGATTATTGCCAATCCAGTGATTGTCCATAAGGGACAGACTGTTGCTGATGTTGAGAAGATCATGATGGAAACCGGAGTTACGGGACTTCCTGTACTGGATGGTAAAAAGCTTTGCGGTATTATTACAAACCGTGATATGAGATTCTGCGCAAATCTTACTCAGAATGTAGAAGATGTAATGACAACTAATCTCATCCTGGAGAGGGGTACTCCTTCTGTGGAAACTGCCCGGGAGAAGTTTGACAAACATAGAATTGAAAAACTTCCTGTTGTTGATCACAATGATCACCTGACAGGGCTTATCACCGTATCAGATATGGAAAAGCATAAAAGCTTTCCTTCTGCTGCACTGGATGAATCAGGAAGCCTGGTTGTTGGTGCTGCTGTTTCTCCCAATGACTATAGAACTCGTATTCCTCTTCTGCAGAAGATGGGATGTGACTTTGTCGTTCTGGATACAGCTCACGGAAACAGCCTCTCTGTTGTCAGGGCTGTTGAAGGTATTAAAAAAGAATTCGGCATTAAGGTTATCGGCGGGAATGTCGCTGATGGAGACGGTGCCAGAAGACTGATCGAGGCCGGAAGTGATGCCATCAAGGTCGGTGTAGGTCCCGGATCGATCTGTACTACAAGAATTGTAGCAGGTATAGGTGTACCTCAACTCTCCGCAGTTTATGAATCTGCAGAAGAAGCCTCCAAACACAATATTCCCATAATTGCCGATGGCGGTATCAAATATTCAGGTGACATCACCAAGGCTATTGCAGCCGGTGCCAGCTGTATCATGGTGGGTAACTTATTTGCGGGTCTGAAAGAAGCTCCCGGTAAGGAAGTTATCTTTGAAGGAAGAATCTTCAAACAGTATCGTGGTATGGGATCTGTAGGAGCCATCAAGGAAGGAAGCGGGGACCGCTACCAGATGAAGAAGGACGAAGAACCTGTTCCTGAAGGTATTGAAGGACGTGTTCCATTTAAGGGCGAGCTTAAGCCATACCTTAATCAGCTGGTTACCGGCCTCAAAAAAGGAATGGGTTATTGCGGATGTCGCACTATAGAGGAATTGCGCTCATATCAAAAGTTTGTTAAAATCTCTAGCGCCGGTCTAAGGGAGAGCCATGCTCACGATGTGAACATAACCCAGGAAGCTCCCAATTACTCACGATATTAAGATCGGCTACCAAACTTTAAGGAAGTATAAATGAAACTTGTTGTTATCGGTGCTCAATGGGGTGACGAAGGCAAAGGGAAAATGGTTGATTACCTTGCCGAAGATGCTGATCTGGTTGTCAGATTCTCGGGAGGTGCCAATGCGGGACACACTATCAAGGTAGATAATAAAACTTTTAAGCTTCACCTTGTACCTGCAGGAATAATTTATCCTGGAAAAAATGTGGTCCTTGGAAATGGAATGGTTATTGATCCCGAGTCTCTTTTTGAAGAGCTTGCACAGATTAAATCTCAGGGAGTTTCCTGGGAAGGCCGTGTTTTTGTTTCTGACCGAGCTCATCTTGTACTTCCTTCTTACAAGAAAGAAGATATTGAAATGGACCCCAAGCGTCCTCGTCCCATTGGAACTACAGGGCGTGGAATTGGAATTGCTTATGGTCGTAAAGCCTATAGAGACGGTATCCGTGTCGCGGATCTGTGGGATGATATGGTCTGGGACGCCCTGGATGCATCAGATCAAGAATGGCTCAGCCCTTTTAAAGAAAGACTGAGTTCTATGAAAGTAAATATGGCCGGATTCATGATGGCTAATAAAGATAGGAATATCCTCCTCGAAGGTGCTCAGGGAGCTCTTCTGGATCTTGATCACGGAACATATCCCTATGTTTCATCCGGTATTTCTACAAGTGCCGGTGCCGCATTAGGCTCTTCCATGGGATTCAGATTTATCGATAAGGTTCTGGGTGTTTTCAAAGCATACCAGACACGAGTCGGTAATGGTCCCATGCCCACAGAAATGCTGGAGGGTGATGATCTTGTTCTGGGAAATAATCTCAGAGAACTGGGCCATGAGTATGGAGCTACAACAGGAAGACCGAGACGAATCGGTTATCTTGACCTCGTAGCACTCAAGTATGCAGGCTGGGTAAACGGTCTGGATGGGTTTATCCTGTCACACCTTAATCTGTACGACGGATTTGAAACATTATCTATTTGTACTGCCTATGAAATTGACGGAAAAGAAGTTACAGATTTTCCTTCTCTGACTACAGATCTTGAAAAAGTTAAACCTATACTGAAAGAACTTCCCGGTTGGGAAGGAAAAGTCGGTGATGCACGCAACTGGGATGAGATTCCAGAAGGTGCTAAGAAAGTCATTGCTTTTATTGAAGAATACACAGGGGTACCTGTTGCCGGTTATTCGGTCGGTCCCCTTAGAGATGAAACATTTATGAAGGAGCCTGCGTGGACAAAATCCTGATCCTGGACTTTGGAGGACAGACTTGTCAGCTTATCGGTCGCAGAATCCGTGATTTCGGAGTTTTTTCTGAGATCGTACACGGTGACATTGAACTGACAGATGAAATTGTTACTCCTGATGTGAAAGGTATAATCCTTTCAGGATCTCCCTATTCTGTTTATGAAGATGGAGCTCCCGCTCCCGATCCCAGAATATTTGAATTGGGATTGCCCCTGTTGGGAATCTGTTATGGTTTTCAGAGAATGACCTACCACTTTGGTGGAGAGGTTAAACCCATGGAAACCAAGGAATATGGACGTTCCAAGGTTCACTTTCTGGAAGAATCTGAATTAACTGCAGGAATTCCTGATAATTTTCTTTCCTGGATGAGCCATGGCGACAGTATTGAAAACCTGGCTCCCGGTTTCAAAATGATCGGTGAGTCGGAAAATCATCTTCCTGCAATTGCAGCAAACAGGGAAAAGAATTTTTACGGTATCCAGTTTCATCCCGAAGTTACTCACTGTGATAACGGGAATGATATTCTGGAGAACTTCTGCTGCCGGATCTGCGGCGCTGCTAAGGACTGGACTCTGGATCTCTTTATGGAACAGATTTCAGAACGGGTACGTAC is a genomic window of Oceanispirochaeta sp. M1 containing:
- the guaB gene encoding IMP dehydrogenase encodes the protein MIQLEEKYSYDDVLLQPAYADFLPSETSVKTRLAGNIYLNAPIISAAMDTVTEYQMAIALALEGGAGVIHRNLPPEEQARQVERVKRYLNWIIANPVIVHKGQTVADVEKIMMETGVTGLPVLDGKKLCGIITNRDMRFCANLTQNVEDVMTTNLILERGTPSVETAREKFDKHRIEKLPVVDHNDHLTGLITVSDMEKHKSFPSAALDESGSLVVGAAVSPNDYRTRIPLLQKMGCDFVVLDTAHGNSLSVVRAVEGIKKEFGIKVIGGNVADGDGARRLIEAGSDAIKVGVGPGSICTTRIVAGIGVPQLSAVYESAEEASKHNIPIIADGGIKYSGDITKAIAAGASCIMVGNLFAGLKEAPGKEVIFEGRIFKQYRGMGSVGAIKEGSGDRYQMKKDEEPVPEGIEGRVPFKGELKPYLNQLVTGLKKGMGYCGCRTIEELRSYQKFVKISSAGLRESHAHDVNITQEAPNYSRY
- a CDS encoding adenylosuccinate synthetase, with product MKLVVIGAQWGDEGKGKMVDYLAEDADLVVRFSGGANAGHTIKVDNKTFKLHLVPAGIIYPGKNVVLGNGMVIDPESLFEELAQIKSQGVSWEGRVFVSDRAHLVLPSYKKEDIEMDPKRPRPIGTTGRGIGIAYGRKAYRDGIRVADLWDDMVWDALDASDQEWLSPFKERLSSMKVNMAGFMMANKDRNILLEGAQGALLDLDHGTYPYVSSGISTSAGAALGSSMGFRFIDKVLGVFKAYQTRVGNGPMPTEMLEGDDLVLGNNLRELGHEYGATTGRPRRIGYLDLVALKYAGWVNGLDGFILSHLNLYDGFETLSICTAYEIDGKEVTDFPSLTTDLEKVKPILKELPGWEGKVGDARNWDEIPEGAKKVIAFIEEYTGVPVAGYSVGPLRDETFMKEPAWTKS